Proteins from one Streptococcus mitis B6 genomic window:
- a CDS encoding amino acid ABC transporter substrate-binding protein, translating to MTNKKIALVLVSLLTLFLTACTQKASDPKQDNWDKYQEQGTITIGFDNTFVPMGFEEKNGQYTGFDIDLAQAVSEKLGFKVQFQPIDWDMKETELQNGTIDAIWNGYSATDERREKVAFSIPYMENQQVLVTKKSQWIHSVEDMKDKTLGAQAGSSGYLDFEAQPDLLKNHVKDQKANQYQSFNEALIDLKNDRIDALLIDRVYANYYLQSEGILNDYNVFSAGFESESFAVGVRPADKRLLQALNQAFIALHQEGKFQEISQKWFGEDVATKEVKSRD from the coding sequence ATGACTAATAAGAAAATTGCTTTAGTATTGGTTTCTCTCCTGACTCTCTTTTTAACAGCTTGTACTCAGAAGGCTAGTGATCCAAAGCAGGATAACTGGGATAAATATCAAGAGCAGGGGACCATTACTATTGGTTTTGATAATACCTTCGTACCCATGGGTTTTGAAGAAAAGAATGGACAGTATACAGGATTTGATATTGACTTAGCACAAGCTGTCTCTGAAAAATTAGGTTTTAAGGTTCAATTTCAACCAATCGACTGGGATATGAAGGAGACAGAACTGCAAAATGGAACCATAGATGCCATCTGGAATGGCTATTCTGCCACTGATGAACGCCGAGAGAAAGTTGCCTTTAGCATTCCATATATGGAAAATCAGCAAGTTCTGGTGACGAAAAAAAGCCAGTGGATTCATTCAGTAGAGGATATGAAGGATAAGACCTTGGGAGCCCAAGCCGGTTCTTCTGGTTACTTAGATTTTGAAGCCCAGCCAGACTTACTGAAAAATCATGTCAAAGACCAGAAGGCCAATCAATACCAGAGTTTCAATGAGGCCTTGATTGATTTGAAAAATGATCGAATCGATGCCTTGTTGATTGACCGAGTATATGCTAATTATTATCTCCAGTCTGAAGGAATATTAAATGACTACAATGTCTTTTCGGCTGGATTTGAAAGTGAATCTTTTGCAGTCGGAGTTAGACCAGCAGACAAAAGACTACTACAAGCATTAAACCAAGCCTTTATTGCACTACACCAAGAAGGAAAGTTCCAAGAAATCAGCCAAAAATGGTTTGGAGAAGATGTGGCAACAAAAGAAGTGAAAAGTAGAGATTGA
- the macP gene encoding cell wall synthase accessory phosphoprotein MacP, with translation MGKPLLTDEIIERANRGEKISAPPLLDDEETKILPTSSSRFGYANPKGHGFSQETLKIQVEPSIHKSRRIENTKRNVFNSKLNKILFAVIFLLILLVLAMKLL, from the coding sequence ATGGGTAAACCTTTATTAACGGATGAAATAATCGAAAGAGCTAATAGAGGCGAAAAAATTTCAGCTCCTCCTTTGCTAGATGATGAGGAGACAAAGATTTTACCAACCTCTTCTTCCCGTTTTGGTTATGCCAATCCTAAGGGACATGGCTTTAGCCAGGAAACCTTGAAGATTCAGGTCGAACCGTCTATTCATAAAAGTCGTCGCATTGAAAATACCAAGAGAAATGTCTTCAATTCTAAGTTAAATAAAATCTTATTCGCAGTCATCTTTCTCTTGATTTTGCTTGTCTTAGCAATGAAACTTTTGTAA
- a CDS encoding amino acid ABC transporter permease, with protein sequence MSYLFEILPSLLSGASMTLQVFALVLIFSIPLGVLIAFALQVHWKPLHHLINIYIWIMRGTPLLLQLIFIYYVLPSIGIRLDRLPAAIIAFVLNYAAYFAEIFRGGIDTIPKGQYEAAKVLKFNSFDTVRYIILPQVTKIVLPSVFNEVMSLVKDTSLVYALGISDLILASRTAANRDASLVPMFLVGAIYLILIGIVTILAKKVEKKYSYYR encoded by the coding sequence ATGTCTTATTTGTTTGAGATATTACCGAGTTTATTGAGCGGTGCAAGCATGACTTTACAGGTTTTTGCACTGGTCTTGATTTTTTCTATTCCCTTGGGCGTTTTGATTGCCTTTGCCTTGCAAGTCCATTGGAAGCCCCTCCATCATCTGATTAACATTTATATCTGGATCATGCGAGGCACACCCTTGCTCTTGCAATTGATCTTTATCTATTATGTGCTCCCAAGTATTGGGATTCGTTTGGATCGCCTTCCTGCGGCCATTATTGCCTTTGTTCTCAATTATGCGGCTTACTTTGCTGAAATTTTCCGTGGTGGGATTGATACCATTCCTAAAGGTCAATATGAGGCTGCTAAGGTCTTGAAGTTTAATTCTTTTGACACAGTGCGCTATATTATCTTGCCTCAGGTGACCAAAATTGTTCTTCCTAGTGTCTTTAATGAAGTCATGAGTTTGGTCAAGGATACTTCTTTGGTCTATGCTCTAGGAATTTCAGATCTTATCTTGGCTAGTCGAACAGCTGCCAACCGTGATGCTAGTCTGGTCCCAATGTTCTTGGTAGGAGCCATTTACTTGATTTTGATTGGTATTGTGACCATTCTTGCCAAAAAAGTTGAGAAGAAGTACAGTTACTATAGATAG
- a CDS encoding DUF368 domain-containing protein, whose protein sequence is MLSWLARVIKGIVIALGFILPGISGGVLAAILGIYERMIGFLAHPFKDFKENVLYFIPVAIGMLLGIGLFSYPIEYLLENYQVFVLWSFAGAIIGTVPSLLKESTRESDRDKIDLAWFWTTFIISGLGLYALNFIVGTLNANFLNFVLAGALLALGVLVPGLSPSNLLLILGLYAPMLAGFKTFDLLGTFFPIGIGAGATLIIFSKLMDYALNNYHSRVYHFIIGIVLSSTLLILIPNAGNAESIQYTGLSLVGYVIIAFFFALGIWLGIWMSQLEDKYK, encoded by the coding sequence ATGCTTTCATGGTTAGCACGTGTTATTAAAGGGATTGTCATTGCTCTTGGATTTATTCTACCGGGAATTTCCGGAGGGGTTCTAGCAGCAATCTTAGGAATCTATGAACGAATGATTGGTTTTCTGGCTCATCCCTTTAAAGACTTTAAAGAAAATGTTTTGTATTTTATACCAGTTGCCATTGGTATGCTTCTGGGAATCGGCTTATTTTCTTACCCGATTGAATACCTACTTGAAAATTATCAGGTCTTTGTCTTATGGAGCTTTGCGGGTGCCATCATTGGTACAGTTCCTAGCCTCCTCAAAGAATCAACTCGAGAATCTGACCGAGACAAGATTGATTTGGCTTGGTTCTGGACAACTTTTATCATTTCTGGATTAGGACTCTATGCCTTAAATTTTATCGTTGGAACCTTAAACGCCAACTTTCTTAATTTCGTCCTAGCTGGTGCACTGCTGGCTCTTGGCGTATTGGTTCCTGGCCTCAGTCCATCAAATCTACTTTTGATTTTAGGTCTCTATGCTCCTATGTTGGCTGGTTTTAAAACCTTTGACCTCTTGGGAACCTTCTTCCCGATTGGAATCGGGGCAGGTGCAACTCTCATCATTTTTTCAAAATTGATGGATTATGCCTTAAACAACTATCACTCACGCGTCTATCATTTCATCATCGGAATCGTCTTATCAAGTACCCTTTTAATCTTGATTCCAAATGCAGGAAACGCTGAAAGTATCCAATACACTGGCCTTTCTCTTGTTGGATATGTCATCATCGCCTTCTTCTTTGCGTTGGGAATCTGGCTTGGTATTTGGATGAGCCAATTGGAGGATAAGTATAAATAA
- a CDS encoding 5'-methylthioadenosine/adenosylhomocysteine nucleosidase, which yields MKIGIIAAMPEELAYLVQHLDNAQEQVVLGNTYHTGTIASHEVVLVESGIGKVMSAMSVAILADHFQVNALINTGSAGAVAEGIAVGDVVIADKLAYHDVDVTAFGYAYGQMAQQPLYFESDKTFVAKLQESLSQLEQNWHLGLIATGDSFVAGNDKIEAIKSHFPEVLAVEMEGAAIAQAAHALNLPVLVIRAMSDNANHEANISFDEFIIEAGRRSAQVLLAFLKALD from the coding sequence ATGAAAATAGGAATTATTGCGGCTATGCCAGAAGAACTGGCTTATTTGGTCCAGCATTTAGACAATGCCCAAGAGCAAGTTGTTTTGGGGAATACCTATCATACAGGCACCATTGCCTCTCATGAAGTCGTTCTTGTAGAAAGTGGAATTGGTAAGGTCATGTCTGCTATGAGTGTGGCGATTTTGGCTGATCATTTTCAAGTGAATGCTTTGATTAACACGGGATCAGCTGGGGCAGTAGCAGAGGGTATTGCTGTTGGGGATGTTGTGATTGCTGATAAATTAGCCTATCATGACGTGGATGTCACAGCTTTTGGATATGCTTATGGACAAATGGCGCAACAACCGCTTTATTTCGAATCAGATAAAACCTTTGTTGCCAAACTCCAAGAGAGTTTATCTCAGTTAGAGCAAAACTGGCATCTTGGTTTGATTGCTACAGGAGATAGTTTTGTTGCAGGAAATGACAAGATAGAAGCGATTAAGTCCCATTTTCCAGAAGTTTTGGCTGTTGAGATGGAAGGGGCAGCTATTGCTCAGGCAGCGCATGCCCTTAATCTTCCAGTCTTAGTCATCCGAGCTATGAGTGACAATGCCAACCATGAAGCAAACATTTCTTTTGATGAGTTTATTATCGAAGCTGGACGTCGCTCTGCCCAAGTCTTATTAGCCTTTTTGAAGGCTTTAGATTAA
- a CDS encoding GH25 family lysozyme, translating into MRKQIHPLILFSFFGIIIFILIINRPLNDNQSFKTKSNIAQIEAQALKHLDKPIIDLSGWQRPEEINYDALSQNISGAIVRVHSGAQTSKENDASFVNGVDKAFKTHITEFRKRNVPIGVYAYVAGKNVQEMEKAAEVFYNASSPYSPSYYWLDVEEKTMSNMNEGVEAFRAKLESLGAKNIGIYVGVYFMEEHSIDTDKFTSVWIPSYGSDSGFYEATPKTDLDYDIHQYTSKGKIAGFDHDLDINVISSLKNKEETFRKLFLKP; encoded by the coding sequence ATGAGAAAACAAATTCATCCACTTATTTTATTTAGTTTTTTTGGGATTATAATTTTCATTTTAATCATCAATCGCCCACTTAATGACAACCAATCCTTTAAAACAAAATCCAATATAGCACAGATTGAAGCACAGGCTTTGAAACACTTAGACAAACCGATTATTGACCTCTCTGGCTGGCAGCGTCCTGAGGAAATCAACTACGATGCCCTCTCACAAAATATTTCAGGCGCTATTGTTCGTGTTCACAGTGGTGCTCAAACGTCCAAAGAGAACGATGCTTCCTTTGTTAATGGTGTTGATAAGGCCTTTAAAACCCATATCACTGAGTTTCGAAAACGAAATGTCCCAATCGGTGTCTATGCCTATGTAGCTGGAAAAAATGTCCAAGAAATGGAAAAGGCTGCCGAGGTATTTTATAACGCCTCTTCGCCATACAGTCCAAGTTACTATTGGCTAGATGTGGAAGAAAAAACCATGTCCAATATGAACGAAGGTGTTGAAGCCTTTCGAGCAAAACTAGAATCACTAGGTGCTAAAAATATCGGCATCTACGTCGGAGTCTACTTCATGGAAGAACACAGTATTGATACAGACAAGTTTACGTCTGTTTGGATTCCTTCCTATGGTTCTGACTCAGGATTTTACGAAGCTACTCCTAAGACTGATTTAGATTACGACATTCACCAGTACACGTCTAAAGGAAAAATTGCTGGCTTTGACCACGATTTGGACATCAACGTCATTTCTTCCTTAAAAAACAAAGAAGAAACCTTTAGAAAACTCTTTTTAAAACCTTAA
- a CDS encoding amino acid ABC transporter ATP-binding protein — protein MLELRNINKGFGEKQILSNFSLKIPEKQILAIVGPSGGGKTTLLRMLAGLETIDSGQIFYNGESLELDELEKRNLLGFVFQDFQLFPHLSVLDNLTLSPVKTMGMKQEEAEKKARGLLEQLGLAGHADAYPFSLSGGQKQRVALARAMMIDPEIIGYDEPTSALDPELRLEVEKLILQNRELGMTQIVVTHDLQFAENIADQILKVEPK, from the coding sequence ATGTTAGAATTACGAAATATCAATAAAGGCTTTGGTGAAAAGCAAATTTTGTCCAATTTCAGTCTAAAAATTCCTGAAAAGCAAATCCTGGCTATTGTAGGACCTTCTGGTGGAGGTAAGACAACCCTCTTACGTATGCTTGCGGGTCTTGAAACCATTGATTCAGGACAAATCTTTTATAATGGAGAATCTTTGGAACTGGATGAACTGGAGAAGCGGAATTTACTGGGATTTGTCTTCCAAGATTTTCAACTTTTTCCTCATTTATCAGTTCTAGATAATTTGACCTTATCTCCTGTGAAAACAATGGGAATGAAGCAGGAAGAGGCTGAGAAGAAGGCGCGAGGGCTTTTGGAACAGTTGGGACTGGCAGGGCACGCAGATGCCTATCCTTTCTCACTATCTGGTGGGCAAAAGCAACGGGTGGCCTTGGCGCGTGCTATGATGATTGACCCAGAAATCATTGGCTACGATGAACCAACTTCTGCACTTGATCCAGAATTGCGCTTAGAAGTGGAAAAACTGATCCTGCAAAATAGGGAACTTGGGATGACGCAGATTGTGGTTACCCACGATTTACAATTCGCTGAAAATATCGCAGATCAGATTCTCAAGGTTGAGCCCAAGTAG
- a CDS encoding aminoacyl-tRNA deacylase translates to MAKKVKVKKTLVEQILSKAGIPHQGIQINALEGELPQGYERDQIFKTLALLGDKTGPIIGIVPITQHLSEKKLAKISGNKKVSMIPQKDLEKTTGYIHGANNPVGIRQKHNYPIFIDKLALELDQMIVSAGEVGHSIIVAPQDLANFVKADFADILEGSQE, encoded by the coding sequence ATGGCAAAAAAAGTTAAAGTCAAAAAAACATTGGTAGAACAAATCCTGTCTAAAGCAGGTATCCCACATCAGGGGATTCAAATCAATGCCCTTGAAGGAGAACTTCCTCAAGGTTATGAACGAGATCAGATTTTCAAAACCTTGGCTCTTTTGGGAGACAAGACAGGACCGATTATCGGAATTGTCCCTATCACTCAACACTTGTCGGAAAAGAAACTAGCCAAAATTTCTGGCAATAAAAAAGTGAGCATGATTCCACAAAAGGACTTGGAAAAAACAACTGGTTACATTCATGGAGCCAATAATCCTGTCGGAATTCGTCAGAAACACAATTACCCCATTTTTATCGATAAGCTTGCTCTAGAATTGGATCAAATGATTGTCTCTGCTGGGGAGGTTGGTCACAGCATTATCGTCGCTCCACAAGACTTGGCTAACTTTGTAAAAGCTGACTTTGCAGATATCTTGGAGGGCAGCCAAGAATGA
- the glmU gene encoding bifunctional UDP-N-acetylglucosamine diphosphorylase/glucosamine-1-phosphate N-acetyltransferase GlmU, with protein MSNYAIILAAGKGTRMKSDLPKVLHKVAGISMLEHVFRSVGAIQPEKTVTVVGHKAELVEEVLAGQTEFVTQSEQLGTGHAVMMTEPILEGLSGHTLVIAGDTPLITGESLKSLIDFHINHKNVATILTAETDNPFGYGRIVRNDNAEVLRIVEQKDATDFEKQIKEINTGTYVFDNERLFEALKNINTNNAQGEYYITDVIGIFREAGEKVGAYTLKDFDESLGVNDRVALATAESVMRRRINHQHMVNGVSFVNPEATYIDIDVEIAPEVQIEANVTLKGQTKIGAETVLTNGTYVVDSTIGAGAVITNSMIEESSVADGVTVGPYAHIRPGSSLAAQAHIGNFVEVKGSSIGENTKAGHLTYIGNCEVGSKVNFGAGTITVNYDGKNKYKTVIGNNVFVGSNSTIIAPVELGDNSLVGAGSTITKDVPADAIAIGRGRQVNKDEYATRLPHHPNNQ; from the coding sequence ATGTCAAATTATGCCATTATTTTAGCAGCGGGTAAAGGGACTCGCATGAAATCTGATTTGCCAAAAGTGTTGCACAAGGTTGCGGGTATTTCCATGCTGGAACATGTTTTCCGTAGTGTGGGAGCTATCCAACCTGAAAAGACAGTAACAGTTGTGGGACACAAGGCAGAATTGGTTGAAGAGGTCTTGGCTGGACAGACAGAATTTGTGACCCAATCTGAACAGTTAGGAACTGGTCATGCGGTTATGATGACAGAGCCAATCTTAGAAGGGTTGTCAGGTCACACCTTGGTTATTGCAGGAGATACTCCTTTAATCACTGGTGAAAGCTTGAAAAGCTTGATTGATTTCCACATCAATCATAAAAATGTGGCCACTATCTTGACTGCTGAAACAGATAATCCATTTGGCTATGGACGAATTGTTCGTAATGACAATGCTGAAGTTCTTCGCATTGTTGAGCAAAAGGATGCCACAGATTTTGAAAAACAAATCAAGGAAATCAACACTGGAACATATGTTTTTGACAACGAGCGTTTGTTTGAGGCTTTGAAAAATATCAATACCAACAATGCTCAAGGTGAATACTATATTACAGATGTCATTGGCATTTTCCGTGAAGCTGGTGAAAAAGTTGGTGCCTATACGTTGAAAGATTTTGATGAAAGTCTTGGGGTAAATGACCGTGTAGCACTTGCGACAGCTGAGTCAGTGATGCGTCGTCGCATCAATCATCAGCACATGGTCAATGGGGTTAGCTTTGTCAATCCAGAGGCAACTTATATTGATATTGATGTTGAGATTGCGCCTGAAGTTCAAATCGAAGCCAATGTTACCTTGAAGGGGCAAACGAAAATTGGTGCTGAGACTGTTTTGACAAATGGTACATATGTAGTGGACAGCACTATTGGAGCAGGAGCTGTCATTACCAACTCTATGATTGAAGAAAGTAGTGTTGCTGACGGAGTGACAGTCGGTCCTTACGCCCACATTCGTCCAGGTTCAAGTCTAGCTGCCCAAGCACATATTGGAAACTTTGTTGAGGTTAAAGGGTCTTCAATCGGCGAGAATACCAAGGCTGGTCATTTGACTTATATCGGAAACTGTGAAGTGGGTAGCAAGGTTAATTTCGGTGCAGGAACCATTACAGTCAACTATGATGGTAAAAACAAATATAAGACAGTCATCGGTAACAATGTCTTTGTTGGTTCAAATTCAACCATTATTGCGCCAGTTGAGTTAGGTGACAATTCTCTCGTTGGAGCTGGTTCAACTATTACTAAAGACGTGCCAGCAGATGCGATTGCAATTGGTCGTGGACGTCAGGTTAATAAAGACGAATATGCAACACGCCTTCCTCATCATCCTAATAATCAGTAG
- the lysS gene encoding lysine--tRNA ligase: MSTEHMEELNDQQIVRREKMAALREQGIDPFGKRFERTANSQELKNKYADFDKEQLHDKNETATIAGRLVTKRGKGKVGFAHLQDREGQIQIYVRKDAVGEENYEIFKKADLGDFLGVEGEVMRTDMGELSIKATHITHLSKALRPLPEKFHGLTDVETIYRKRYLDLISNRESFERFVTRSKIISEIRRYLDQKGFLEVETPVLHNEAGGAAARPFITHHNAQNIDMVLRIATELHLKRLIVGGMERVYEIGRIFRNEGMDATHNPEFTSIEVYQAYADFQDIMDLTEGIIQHAAKSVKGDGPVNYQGTEIKINEPFKRVHMVEAIKEITGVDFWQDMTFEEAKAIAAEKKVPVEKHYTEVGHIINAFFEEFVEETLIQPTFVYGHPVAVSPLAKKNPEDQRFTDRFELFIMTKEYGNAFTELNDPIDQLSRFEAQAKAKELGDDEATGIDYDYIEALEYGMPPTGGLGIGIDRLCMLLTDTTTIRDVLLFPTMK, encoded by the coding sequence ATGTCAACAGAACATATGGAAGAACTAAATGATCAGCAAATCGTTCGCCGTGAAAAAATGGCTGCGCTTCGTGAACAAGGAATCGATCCTTTCGGAAAACGCTTTGAACGCACTGCAAATTCACAAGAATTAAAAAATAAATATGCCGACTTCGATAAAGAACAATTACACGATAAAAACGAAACAGCTACTATCGCAGGACGCTTGGTAACCAAACGTGGTAAAGGTAAAGTAGGTTTTGCCCACCTTCAAGACCGTGAAGGTCAAATCCAAATCTACGTTCGTAAGGATGCTGTCGGTGAAGAAAACTATGAAATCTTCAAAAAAGCAGACCTTGGTGACTTCCTTGGTGTAGAAGGCGAAGTGATGCGTACTGATATGGGAGAACTCTCTATCAAGGCTACTCACATTACTCACTTGTCTAAAGCACTTCGCCCACTTCCTGAGAAATTCCACGGTTTGACAGACGTTGAAACAATTTACCGTAAACGTTACCTTGACTTGATTTCTAACCGTGAAAGCTTTGAGCGTTTTGTCACTCGTTCAAAAATCATTTCTGAAATCCGTCGTTACCTTGACCAAAAAGGTTTCCTTGAAGTAGAAACACCTGTTCTTCACAACGAAGCTGGTGGTGCTGCTGCCCGTCCATTTATCACTCACCACAATGCCCAAAACATTGACATGGTGCTTCGTATCGCGACTGAGCTTCACTTAAAACGCCTTATCGTGGGTGGTATGGAGCGTGTCTATGAAATCGGCCGTATCTTCCGTAACGAAGGAATGGATGCGACTCATAACCCTGAGTTCACTTCTATCGAAGTCTACCAAGCTTATGCAGACTTCCAAGACATCATGGATTTGACGGAAGGCATTATCCAACACGCTGCTAAATCAGTTAAAGGCGACGGCCCAGTCAACTATCAAGGAACTGAAATCAAGATTAACGAACCATTTAAACGTGTTCACATGGTGGAGGCTATCAAAGAAATTACTGGTGTCGATTTCTGGCAAGACATGACTTTCGAGGAAGCCAAAGCTATCGCTGCTGAGAAGAAAGTTCCAGTTGAGAAACACTACACTGAAGTTGGCCACATTATCAATGCCTTCTTTGAAGAGTTTGTTGAAGAAACCTTGATCCAACCAACCTTTGTCTATGGGCATCCAGTAGCTGTATCTCCACTTGCTAAGAAGAATCCTGAAGACCAACGCTTTACTGACCGTTTCGAGCTCTTCATCATGACTAAGGAGTACGGTAATGCCTTTACTGAGCTCAATGACCCAATCGACCAACTTAGCCGTTTTGAAGCCCAAGCTAAAGCTAAAGAACTTGGTGATGATGAAGCGACAGGTATCGACTACGACTACATTGAAGCCCTTGAATATGGTATGCCACCTACAGGTGGTTTGGGAATCGGTATCGACCGTCTCTGCATGCTCCTTACTGATACAACCACTATCCGTGATGTATTACTCTTCCCAACAATGAAATAA
- the rocS gene encoding chromosome segregation protein RocS, with the protein MSIEMTVSEIAEVLGLSRQAINNRVKELPEEDTDKNDKGVTVVTRSGLIKLEEIYKKTIFEDEPVSEDVKQRELMEILVDEKNAEILRLYEQLKAKDRQLSEKDEQMRIKDRQIAEKDKQLDQQQQLTLQAMKDQENLKLELDQAKEEVQSTKKGFFARLFGG; encoded by the coding sequence ATGAGTATTGAAATGACCGTCAGTGAGATTGCAGAGGTCTTAGGATTATCTCGCCAAGCAATCAATAACCGTGTCAAAGAATTACCAGAAGAAGACACAGATAAAAATGACAAAGGGGTAACAGTCGTTACCAGAAGTGGCTTGATTAAGCTAGAAGAAATCTATAAAAAAACGATTTTTGAAGATGAGCCTGTCAGTGAAGATGTCAAGCAACGTGAACTGATGGAGATTCTGGTTGATGAGAAGAATGCAGAAATTCTTCGTCTTTATGAACAATTAAAAGCCAAGGATCGTCAGTTATCAGAAAAAGACGAGCAGATGCGTATCAAAGACCGTCAGATTGCTGAGAAAGACAAACAACTCGATCAGCAGCAACAATTGACCCTTCAAGCCATGAAGGATCAAGAAAATCTTAAGCTAGAGCTGGACCAAGCAAAAGAAGAAGTCCAATCCACTAAGAAAGGCTTTTTTGCTCGTTTATTTGGAGGATAA
- a CDS encoding histidine phosphatase family protein, whose protein sequence is MKLYFVRHGRTVWNQEGRFQGASGDSPLLPESIETLKRLGQYLKDVPFNQIYSSDLPRAVKSAEIIQSQLQTPCPLESVPNLREWQLGKLEGLKIATLEAIYPQQIKAFRSNLAKFDTQMFGAESLYSTTQRTIQFIKSLKDSPAERILIVGHGANLTASLRTLLGYKEPLLRKDGGLANASLTILETHDFETFTLDTWNDTSYQ, encoded by the coding sequence ATGAAACTCTACTTTGTCCGCCACGGTCGTACAGTCTGGAACCAAGAAGGACGCTTTCAAGGTGCTAGTGGAGATTCTCCCCTTCTTCCTGAATCCATTGAAACCCTAAAACGACTAGGCCAGTATCTCAAGGATGTTCCTTTTAATCAGATTTATTCAAGTGATTTACCTCGAGCGGTCAAATCTGCTGAAATTATCCAAAGTCAACTCCAGACCCCCTGTCCTTTAGAAAGTGTTCCTAATCTCCGTGAATGGCAGCTGGGGAAGTTGGAAGGTTTGAAAATCGCAACCTTGGAAGCTATTTACCCACAACAAATCAAAGCTTTCCGATCTAATCTTGCCAAGTTTGACACTCAAATGTTCGGAGCCGAATCCCTCTATAGCACCACGCAACGGACCATCCAATTTATCAAATCATTAAAAGATAGTCCGGCTGAGCGTATTCTAATTGTCGGCCACGGTGCTAATCTTACTGCCAGTCTTCGTACTCTTCTAGGATATAAAGAACCACTTCTTCGTAAAGATGGCGGTCTAGCAAATGCCAGCCTAACCATTCTAGAAACCCATGATTTTGAAACATTCACTCTCGATACTTGGAATGATACTTCCTATCAATAA
- a CDS encoding NUDIX hydrolase: MEFEEQTLSRKEIYQGPIFKLVQDQVELPEGKGTAQRDLIFHNGAVCVLAVTDEQKLILVKQYRKAIEAVSYEIPAGKLEVGENTDPVAAALRELEEETAYTGKLELLYDFYSAIGFCNERLKLYLASDLTKVENPRPQDEDETLEVLEVSLEEAKELIQSGHICDAKTIMAVQYWELHKK; the protein is encoded by the coding sequence ATGGAATTTGAAGAACAAACGCTTAGCCGAAAAGAAATCTATCAAGGACCAATATTTAAACTGGTCCAAGATCAGGTTGAATTACCAGAAGGCAAGGGAACGGCCCAACGGGATTTGATTTTCCACAATGGAGCTGTCTGTGTTTTAGCAGTAACGGATGAACAAAAACTCATCTTGGTCAAGCAGTATCGCAAAGCTATTGAGGCTGTCTCTTACGAAATTCCAGCCGGAAAGTTGGAAGTAGGAGAAAATACAGACCCTGTTGCAGCAGCTCTGCGTGAATTAGAGGAAGAAACAGCCTATACAGGGAAGTTAGAACTCTTGTACGATTTTTACTCAGCCATTGGCTTTTGTAATGAAAGGTTAAAACTATACCTAGCAAGTGATTTGACAAAAGTTGAAAACCCGCGTCCGCAGGATGAAGATGAGACCTTGGAAGTCCTTGAAGTGAGCTTAGAAGAAGCCAAGGAATTGATTCAATCAGGTCATATCTGCGATGCCAAGACAATTATGGCTGTTCAGTATTGGGAATTGCACAAAAAATAG
- a CDS encoding 3'-5' exonuclease, translating to MERLEDYIAFDLEFNQHEGQTHLIQVSAVRFRDGQEIDAYDSYVHTSVPLKSFINGLTGITAETLKDAPPVEKVIKDFQEFVGSLPMVGYNAAKSDLPILAEHGLDYSTQYKVDLYDEAFERRSSDLHGIANLKLQTVASFLGFQGQSHNSLEDARMTARVYESFLESDQARELLETESSLSNNPFGGLDLSQLFD from the coding sequence ATGGAACGATTAGAAGATTACATTGCTTTTGATTTAGAATTTAATCAGCACGAAGGGCAAACACACTTGATTCAAGTATCGGCAGTGCGTTTTAGAGATGGTCAGGAAATCGATGCCTATGATTCCTATGTCCATACTAGTGTGCCTCTAAAGAGTTTTATCAATGGATTGACGGGGATTACAGCTGAGACCTTAAAAGATGCCCCTCCAGTGGAGAAAGTTATAAAAGATTTCCAAGAGTTTGTGGGTTCTTTGCCGATGGTTGGATACAATGCTGCTAAAAGTGATTTGCCTATTCTAGCAGAGCATGGTTTAGACTACAGCACGCAGTATAAGGTGGATTTGTATGATGAAGCTTTTGAACGTCGGAGTTCAGATTTACATGGTATTGCCAATCTCAAGTTGCAAACTGTTGCCTCATTTCTTGGATTTCAAGGTCAGTCTCATAATAGTCTAGAGGATGCTCGGATGACGGCGCGTGTTTACGAGTCCTTCTTAGAGTCAGATCAAGCTAGAGAATTATTAGAGACAGAAAGTAGCCTATCAAACAATCCTTTTGGAGGCTTGGACTTGTCTCAATTATTTGACTAG